The genomic interval GAGGCCATGGAGCCGGGCGTCGGCGAAATCGTACTGCGCTGGACAGTGGTGGCCCGGCAACTGCACATTGAAATCATTGATCAGGGTAAGGGTGTGGCGAATATCGAAAACCTGTTTGTCCCGTTTTATACCACCAAAAATCACGGCAGCGGCATCGGGTTGATTTTGTGCCGACAGATTGTCGAGGGACATGGCGGACATCTGACACTGGAGAATCGCAAAGATGCGGAAGGATGCATCGTCAATATCTTCCTGCCGTTGGGATGAACTGCCCAGCGATGAGCCGCATCAGCCTTTGTGCGTCGTCGCGCCGGTGGATAGTCTGGCGAGCGCGGCGCGACAGGCGGCGATTCGTCAGGCTGCCGGCGTCGATGTCGATACGGCGATGACGCTGTCCCAGCAGGCCTGGGGCATCCTGCGGTTATTGCTGGCGCCGATCTGCCGCCAGATGCCGCAGGCGCTACGTTTTGAGCGTAATGCCCACGGCAAGCCGTTCCTGGCGGACTACCCCGCTATCCAGTTCAATGTGTCGCATACCCGAACGGCGTTGGCGTTCGCCATGGCCATGCATCACCCGGTCGGCGTGGATGTTGAACGGTGTGTGGGCAATCCGACGGGCAAGCGTGCGGTGGCGGCGCGTTTTTTCCATCCCAATGAGGCGCACTGGCTGGCGTCGCTGTCGGATGAGGCATTTCTGCCGGCGTTTATCCGGTTGTGGACGCGCAAAGAGGCCTATATCAAGGCGCTTGGCCTGGGGTTGCACCGACAGCTCAACGACTTTAGCTGCCTGTCGGCGGCAGGCCATGTTCTGGTGCGTGATAAGGNNNNNNNNNNNNNNNNNNNNNNNNNNNNNNNNNNNNNNNNNNNNNNNNNNNNNNNNNNNNNNNNNNNNNNNNNNNNNNNNNNNNNNNNNNNNNNNNNNNNGGGTGGCTGGATGGTGCGCCGGCGACGGCATTCTGCTGCTGTGCCTTGCCCACGGCGCCCGCTGCGGTAGACATCGATGCGTGGCGAGTACGGATACTGACGCCGGATGCCGGGTAATGGGAACCGGCTCAGTGTTCCGCCCGCAGCTCAGTGTTCCGTCCGCAGATGTATCACATTTTACCTAGCGGCGGTTTCCGCCGGGCAGCTGTGTTCAACCAGGCTGGCCAGCCCGCCATCGATATGCACGTCGGTCGTTGGTGACACACTGGCCCTGGCGCCGGTCGTCATACTGCCGCTCAGGCGCTTCACGCGGCACA from Musicola paradisiaca NCPPB 2511 carries:
- a CDS encoding 4'-phosphopantetheinyl transferase family protein is translated as MRKDASSISSCRWDELPSDEPHQPLCVVAPVDSLASAARQAAIRQAAGVDVDTAMTLSQQAWGILRLLLAPICRQMPQALRFERNAHGKPFLADYPAIQFNVSHTRTALAFAMAMHHPVGVDVERCVGNPTGKRAVAARFFHPNEAHWLASLSDEAFLPAFIRLWTRKEAYIKALGLGLHRQLNDFSCLSAAGHVLVRDK